The Candidatus Hydrogenedentota bacterium genome includes a region encoding these proteins:
- a CDS encoding aspartate aminotransferase family protein, whose translation MSDNGHGPLDLEQALHPYRGKFSSHAKLPAAGVSRADVLQEMETIAGLEEKRWREGYASGSVYHGGQEHIEFLNKVYALNSQANQLHADIWPSAFKYEAEIVSMVAHMLNGEATGAPVGSEGGVCGCVSSGGTESIMLAMKTYRDWGRATKDITEPEMVIPVSAHPAFDKAAQYFGIKQAKYPLDAAFRADVKAAEAAITKNTVVMIGSAPNFPYGTIDPIEQLAELARERGIGFHTDSCLGGFLLPWAEKLGHPVPPFDFRVPGVTSMTCDTHKYGYAAKGTSVVLYRNAELRRHQYFTTSDWPGGLYHSPTFAGSRPGGLSAACWAALVTMGEDGYLNATKSILDAVDVMKAGVRLIPELQLFGESVGVFAFGSDQINSYELLDAMSAKGWALTGLQFPPGIHVSPTLRHAQPGVAERFIRDLKDAVAHVKAHPNPEGGMAPIYGMAATVPDRAVVHDLLKSFMDMYYQV comes from the coding sequence ATGTCGGACAATGGGCACGGCCCGCTCGATCTGGAACAAGCGCTGCACCCGTATCGCGGGAAGTTTAGCAGTCATGCGAAGTTGCCGGCGGCGGGGGTGAGCCGCGCGGATGTGCTACAGGAAATGGAAACGATTGCGGGGCTCGAGGAGAAGCGCTGGCGCGAGGGGTACGCGTCCGGCTCGGTGTATCACGGCGGGCAAGAACACATTGAATTCCTTAACAAGGTGTACGCGCTGAATTCGCAGGCAAACCAATTGCACGCGGACATCTGGCCGAGCGCGTTCAAGTACGAAGCGGAAATCGTGTCGATGGTCGCGCACATGCTCAACGGCGAGGCAACGGGCGCGCCCGTTGGGAGCGAGGGCGGTGTGTGCGGGTGCGTGTCATCCGGCGGGACCGAGAGCATTATGCTCGCGATGAAGACCTACCGCGATTGGGGCCGCGCGACAAAGGATATCACCGAACCAGAGATGGTAATTCCCGTGTCGGCGCATCCCGCCTTCGACAAAGCAGCGCAGTATTTTGGGATCAAGCAGGCGAAGTATCCGCTCGATGCGGCGTTCCGCGCGGATGTGAAAGCCGCCGAAGCAGCGATCACGAAGAATACCGTGGTCATGATCGGCTCCGCTCCAAATTTTCCGTACGGGACGATCGATCCGATTGAACAATTGGCCGAACTGGCACGTGAGCGTGGCATCGGTTTTCATACCGATTCCTGCCTCGGCGGGTTCCTGCTGCCGTGGGCGGAGAAGTTGGGGCATCCGGTACCGCCGTTCGATTTTCGTGTGCCGGGTGTCACGTCGATGACGTGCGACACGCACAAGTACGGGTACGCCGCAAAAGGCACGTCGGTGGTGCTGTATCGCAACGCGGAATTGCGCCGGCACCAGTACTTCACGACGTCGGATTGGCCCGGCGGCCTCTACCACTCCCCCACGTTCGCGGGCAGCCGGCCGGGCGGGTTGAGCGCGGCGTGTTGGGCGGCGCTAGTGACCATGGGCGAAGACGGTTACCTCAACGCGACGAAATCCATCCTGGATGCGGTCGATGTGATGAAGGCGGGGGTGCGTTTGATTCCTGAACTGCAGCTCTTCGGCGAATCGGTCGGGGTGTTCGCCTTTGGTTCGGATCAAATTAACTCTTACGAACTGCTCGATGCGATGTCCGCAAAGGGCTGGGCGCTCACGGGACTTCAGTTCCCGCCGGGCATCCACGTCAGCCCCACGCTGCGTCACGCGCAGCCGGGAGTCGCCGAACGGTTCATTCGGGATCTGAAGGACGCCGTCGCGCACGTGAAGGCACACCCGAATCCCGAAGGCGGCATGGCGCCAATCTACGGCATGGCGGCGACGGTCCCGGATCGGGCAGTCGTGCACGATCTGCTGAAGAGCTTTATGGACATGTATTATCAAGTCTAG
- a CDS encoding carbon-nitrogen hydrolase family protein codes for MMRTAICVLTALVLAIQVEATGNRNVRIVSIGFSARPVAQFLDVVKREAAKGADLIVLPETCTGNEKPEAVDGPAIQAMQAVAREHKTYVVCPIDRMKGTTRLNTAVLIDRAGSVAGMYDKVYPYFSEYDLKPPVTPGTDVPVFDTDFGKLGIAICFDVNFPDVWQQLADKGAEIVVWPSAYSAGSSLQAHALNHHFYIVTSTLLADCIVYDITGELLLSEKRDDINVSRITLDLDRGIYHQNFNMDGRDRLLKEHTGEVAQEKWLDKEQWFVLRSTKPGASARALAKEYGMTELRDYKSASRKKIDAMRQENVARSAK; via the coding sequence ATGATGAGAACGGCAATATGTGTCCTGACCGCCTTGGTGCTCGCGATTCAAGTCGAAGCAACTGGTAATCGAAATGTTCGCATTGTGAGTATTGGATTCAGCGCAAGGCCGGTAGCGCAATTTCTGGATGTCGTAAAGCGAGAGGCAGCCAAAGGCGCGGACCTGATTGTATTGCCGGAGACGTGCACGGGCAATGAAAAACCGGAGGCCGTAGACGGTCCTGCGATCCAGGCGATGCAGGCGGTTGCGCGAGAGCATAAGACGTATGTCGTCTGTCCAATCGATCGGATGAAGGGAACGACGCGGCTGAACACGGCGGTGTTGATCGATCGCGCGGGTAGCGTGGCGGGCATGTATGACAAGGTGTACCCGTACTTCTCGGAGTACGACCTGAAACCTCCGGTAACGCCGGGTACCGACGTTCCCGTGTTCGACACGGACTTCGGCAAGCTGGGGATCGCGATTTGTTTCGACGTGAACTTCCCGGACGTATGGCAGCAGTTAGCGGACAAGGGCGCGGAAATCGTGGTCTGGCCAAGCGCGTATTCCGCGGGATCATCGTTGCAGGCGCACGCGCTGAACCATCACTTCTATATCGTGACGTCCACGCTGCTGGCGGATTGCATCGTCTACGACATCACCGGCGAGTTGCTGCTCAGCGAAAAGCGCGACGATATCAACGTGTCGCGGATCACGCTCGATCTCGACCGGGGAATCTATCACCAGAACTTTAATATGGACGGACGCGATCGGCTTTTGAAAGAACACACCGGTGAGGTCGCGCAAGAAAAATGGCTCGACAAGGAGCAGTGGTTTGTCCTGCGGTCGACAAAGCCGGGCGCAAGTGCCCGGGCGCTTGCTAAAGAATACGGCATGACCGAACTGCGCGATTACAAGTCGGCAAGCAGGAAGAAGATCGACGCGATGCGTCAAGAAAACGTCGCGCGATCGGCGAAATGA